A window from Nitrospirota bacterium encodes these proteins:
- a CDS encoding glycosyltransferase → MPLISIIIPVFNEEENLLPLYQKLLDITKNSENIFEFIFVDDGSTDKSFSMLYGMSRKDSRVKIIRFSRNFGSHAACLAGLMHSKGDASTFISADLQDPPEIIQQMIDEWKRGCEVVIGIREWEGRPLRLLPKIYYKLVGRFALKNMPEMGTDVFLIDRKVINAVVSMREKNTSIFGLILWSGFNQGIVTYKRGLRHKGASKWTLMKKIKLFIDTFVSFSYSPIRLISLIGILFAFMGFVYALVVIFNRLFLSAPVEGWSSLMVVLLIVSGVQLVMLGILGEYLWRNFDESRKRPPFIIRDLIDIEREVDKQ, encoded by the coding sequence ATGCCGCTTATTTCCATAATAATTCCTGTATTTAATGAAGAGGAAAATCTTCTGCCGCTGTATCAGAAATTATTGGATATCACGAAGAACTCGGAGAATATTTTTGAATTTATCTTTGTTGATGACGGTTCAACTGACAAATCGTTTTCTATGCTCTATGGCATGTCAAGAAAAGATTCCAGAGTTAAAATAATCAGGTTTTCAAGGAATTTCGGAAGCCACGCCGCATGTCTTGCCGGACTTATGCATTCAAAAGGAGATGCAAGCACCTTTATATCTGCTGATTTGCAGGACCCTCCCGAGATAATACAGCAGATGATAGATGAATGGAAAAGGGGCTGTGAAGTAGTCATTGGCATTAGAGAATGGGAAGGAAGACCTTTGCGGCTGCTCCCTAAGATATATTATAAGTTAGTCGGAAGATTTGCCTTGAAAAATATGCCTGAAATGGGAACAGACGTGTTTCTGATAGACAGAAAAGTGATAAATGCCGTTGTATCAATGAGGGAAAAGAACACTTCAATATTCGGTCTTATACTCTGGAGCGGCTTCAATCAGGGAATAGTTACTTACAAAAGAGGGCTAAGGCATAAAGGAGCTTCAAAATGGACACTAATGAAAAAGATAAAACTTTTTATTGATACCTTTGTGTCATTTTCGTATTCACCAATAAGGTTAATCTCTCTGATAGGTATATTGTTTGCATTCATGGGTTTTGTATATGCGCTCGTCGTCATCTTTAACCGGCTGTTCTTGTCAGCTCCGGTAGAAGGCTGGTCGTCGCTCATGGTTGTTTTACTGATAGTTTCAGGGGTTCAGCTTGTGATGCTCGGCATCCTCGGCGAATATCTATGGCGGAATTTTGACGAATCAAGAAAACGCCCGCCCTTTATTATTAGGGATTTAATTGATATTGAACGCGAGGTGGACAAACAGTGA
- a CDS encoding acyltransferase — MYKGGSAVISGEHGIPPNKYNPHAWIINNPEIGEGTWIGAFTVIDGIGGLKIGKNCDISCGVHIITHSTVKRCITERKYGEIEKAETIIEDYIFIGEHATILKGVHIGHHSIIAAGTVVKENTVIPPYSLVAGVPGEIVRNIKEEIQNWIKQGQRG; from the coding sequence ATGTATAAAGGAGGCTCTGCAGTGATCTCCGGTGAACATGGGATTCCGCCAAACAAATACAATCCCCACGCATGGATTATAAACAACCCCGAGATAGGAGAAGGAACGTGGATTGGCGCATTTACCGTTATTGACGGCATAGGAGGCCTGAAGATAGGAAAGAATTGTGATATAAGCTGCGGGGTTCACATAATTACACACTCCACTGTTAAACGTTGTATTACAGAAAGAAAATACGGCGAAATAGAGAAGGCAGAAACAATAATTGAAGATTATATTTTTATCGGCGAACATGCAACTATACTGAAAGGGGTGCATATCGGACACCACAGCATTATTGCGGCTGGAACTGTAGTTAAAGAAAATACAGTAATTCCGCCTTATTCTCTTGTAGCGGGGGTGCCGGGGGAAATAGTGAGAAACATAAAAGAGGAAATACAAAACTGGATAAAGCAGGGACAGCGGGGGTGA
- a CDS encoding DegT/DnrJ/EryC1/StrS family aminotransferase encodes MNIPVSKPFFDREEEEAVAAVIRSGWVTQGPKVKEFEEKFAEYTGSKYAVAVTSCTAALHASLAVSGIGAGDEVVVPSLSFIASANSVVHCGAAPVLVDIDPKTCNIDPDKIEGAITEKTKAIMPVHQMGLPADMDAIKKIADKYKLIIIEDAACAIGSEYKGRRIGSHGNTACFSFHPRKIITTGEGGMITTDNPDMAARLRRFRHHGMSVSDIERHTADRVIIESYPEKGYNYRMTDMQAAMGISQLKKLPYIIERRRQIAAFYNKKLSDISCINVSEVPEYAFHNYQSYWIELFASAPVTRDALMQRLLEKGIATRRGIMAIHTEECYSNYKVFLPGVERITRNTILLPIYPAMTMKGQEYVIQCIKEALQ; translated from the coding sequence ATGAATATTCCGGTATCAAAGCCGTTTTTTGACAGGGAAGAAGAGGAAGCTGTTGCGGCAGTGATTCGTTCAGGCTGGGTTACGCAGGGGCCGAAAGTAAAAGAGTTTGAAGAAAAATTCGCTGAGTATACCGGTTCAAAATATGCTGTTGCTGTGACATCGTGCACTGCGGCGCTTCATGCCTCCCTGGCAGTATCAGGCATAGGCGCAGGAGATGAGGTTGTAGTGCCGTCACTTTCATTTATTGCCTCAGCCAATTCTGTGGTACACTGCGGTGCGGCTCCTGTACTCGTTGATATAGACCCCAAAACCTGCAATATTGATCCGGATAAAATAGAGGGGGCAATTACTGAAAAGACAAAGGCAATAATGCCCGTCCACCAGATGGGACTTCCCGCTGATATGGATGCTATTAAAAAAATTGCCGATAAATATAAGTTAATAATAATAGAAGACGCCGCCTGCGCAATCGGCTCTGAGTATAAGGGCAGAAGGATAGGCAGTCACGGTAATACAGCCTGCTTCAGTTTTCATCCGAGAAAGATTATCACAACAGGCGAAGGCGGAATGATAACTACCGACAACCCTGATATGGCCGCAAGACTCAGGAGATTCCGCCATCACGGCATGTCTGTGTCTGATATTGAAAGGCACACGGCAGACAGGGTTATTATTGAGTCATACCCGGAGAAAGGTTATAACTACAGAATGACCGATATGCAGGCGGCAATGGGAATTAGTCAGCTTAAAAAGCTGCCGTATATAATAGAAAGACGACGGCAGATAGCTGCGTTTTATAATAAAAAATTAAGCGATATTTCGTGTATAAATGTGTCTGAGGTTCCGGAGTATGCTTTCCATAACTATCAGTCGTATTGGATTGAATTATTTGCCTCTGCGCCTGTGACAAGGGATGCTTTGATGCAGAGGCTGCTTGAAAAGGGGATAGCGACAAGAAGGGGCATTATGGCAATTCATACGGAAGAGTGCTATTCAAACTACAAGGTTTTTCTTCCCGGTGTTGAGAGAATAACAAGAAATACTATACTTCTCCCCATATATCCGGCGATGACAATGAAAGGACAGGAATATGTAATTCAATGTATAAAGGAGGCTCTGCAGTGA
- a CDS encoding GDP-mannose 4,6-dehydratase yields MQNKKVLVTGGAGFIGSNLVDKLAKNNQVVILDNFSSGKKENIIHHEGSANVEIIKGDIRNKDLLYNITKDTDIIYHLAVQCLRVSINDPEINHEVNAGGTFNLCMAALRNNVKRFVYVSSSEVYGTAVKVPMDEFHTCEPTTVYGASKLAGEKYTLAYYRTYNLPSMVVIPFNTYGPREHFESAYGEVIPKFVLRALNNVPPVIFGDGSQTRDFTYVDDTVRGIIMASECDDMIGQTVNIARGEEVSIKKLAEKIYTKLGKPAIKPVFEKDRPGDVKRHFADGKKAESLFKFKAAVGIDDGLDMFIKWFISQGYNMSELLKKDIVFNWEEGV; encoded by the coding sequence ATACAAAATAAGAAGGTGCTTGTAACCGGCGGCGCCGGCTTTATCGGCAGCAATCTGGTAGATAAACTTGCAAAAAACAATCAAGTTGTAATACTTGATAATTTTTCATCCGGGAAGAAAGAAAATATCATTCACCATGAAGGCAGTGCAAATGTTGAAATAATCAAAGGGGATATCAGAAACAAAGATTTATTGTATAACATCACAAAAGATACGGATATTATTTATCACCTGGCCGTTCAGTGTCTCAGGGTATCTATTAATGACCCTGAAATAAACCACGAAGTGAATGCTGGAGGGACTTTCAACCTCTGCATGGCTGCACTCAGAAATAACGTAAAAAGGTTTGTATATGTCTCATCTTCAGAGGTATACGGTACGGCAGTTAAAGTTCCGATGGATGAATTTCATACCTGTGAACCCACAACTGTTTATGGCGCCAGCAAACTCGCAGGAGAAAAATATACGCTTGCATATTACAGAACGTATAACCTGCCTTCCATGGTTGTCATTCCGTTTAATACATATGGTCCGAGGGAGCATTTTGAAAGCGCATATGGAGAAGTGATTCCGAAATTTGTATTGCGCGCGCTTAACAATGTCCCGCCTGTTATTTTCGGCGACGGCAGTCAGACAAGGGATTTTACATATGTTGACGATACGGTAAGAGGAATCATAATGGCGTCTGAATGCGATGATATGATTGGTCAGACTGTTAATATAGCGAGAGGCGAAGAGGTAAGCATTAAAAAGCTTGCAGAAAAAATATATACGAAGCTCGGCAAGCCAGCCATTAAACCGGTTTTTGAAAAGGACAGGCCCGGCGACGTAAAAAGGCATTTTGCGGACGGTAAAAAGGCGGAAAGCCTTTTTAAGTTTAAAGCCGCAGTCGGCATAGATGACGGGCTGGATATGTTTATAAAGTGGTTTATATCTCAGGGATACAATATGTCAGAACTGCTGAAAAAAGATATTGTATTTAACTGGGAGGAAGGCGTATGA
- a CDS encoding DegT/DnrJ/EryC1/StrS family aminotransferase: MREIPLVDLKAGFEPIKDEVMSAIDEILSGMDLYIGPNCHALEKEFALYCGTKYAVGVGSGTEAIQFALLAAGIKEGDEVITAPHTFFATIEAIVCIGAKPVFVDIENDTFNISPDGIRKKITKKSKAIIPVHMYGQTADMNPIMEASRQYGIDVIEDACQAHGALYNGVKCGSIGRAGCFSFYFTKNLGAYGEGGIVTTSDEKIAELLILYRNHGHKSKYEHSVVGYNGRLDEIQAAVIRIKLKYLDEYNKRRKEKALLYNSLLKDVPLKLPVEGKKMSHVYHLYVVRSKERDKLQEFLNKKGIGTGIHYKNPAHLQKALAGLGYKRGDFPVVEKVCDEILSLPMYPELKEESQVYIAEKIKEFYA; the protein is encoded by the coding sequence ATGAGAGAAATACCTTTAGTAGATCTAAAAGCAGGTTTTGAGCCGATAAAAGATGAGGTTATGAGCGCCATTGATGAGATATTAAGCGGGATGGATCTTTACATAGGTCCTAATTGCCATGCGCTTGAAAAGGAATTTGCATTGTATTGCGGGACTAAATATGCGGTTGGCGTGGGTTCGGGAACAGAGGCAATCCAGTTTGCGCTTTTAGCCGCCGGTATAAAAGAAGGAGACGAGGTTATTACCGCACCTCATACTTTTTTTGCCACTATAGAGGCGATTGTATGTATTGGGGCAAAACCCGTTTTTGTTGATATTGAAAATGACACCTTCAACATAAGCCCTGATGGGATAAGAAAAAAAATAACCAAAAAATCAAAGGCGATAATACCTGTTCATATGTACGGGCAGACGGCAGATATGAACCCTATAATGGAGGCTTCAAGGCAGTACGGGATAGATGTAATTGAAGACGCCTGCCAGGCGCATGGCGCACTTTATAACGGCGTAAAATGCGGTTCAATAGGCAGGGCAGGATGTTTCAGTTTTTACTTTACAAAGAATCTTGGCGCATATGGAGAAGGCGGCATAGTTACCACCAGCGATGAAAAAATAGCTGAACTGCTGATACTGTATAGAAATCACGGCCATAAGTCAAAATACGAGCATTCAGTGGTAGGCTATAACGGCAGATTAGATGAGATACAAGCGGCTGTTATAAGGATAAAACTCAAATATTTGGACGAGTATAATAAGAGAAGAAAAGAAAAGGCGCTATTATATAATTCTTTGCTCAAAGATGTGCCCCTTAAACTTCCGGTTGAGGGAAAAAAGATGAGTCATGTTTACCATTTATATGTAGTACGCAGTAAGGAAAGGGATAAACTCCAAGAGTTTCTTAATAAGAAAGGCATCGGCACAGGCATACATTATAAGAATCCTGCGCATCTCCAGAAGGCGCTTGCCGGTCTTGGATATAAAAGGGGTGATTTCCCGGTTGTTGAAAAAGTATGCGATGAAATATTATCTCTCCCTATGTATCCTGAACTAAAAGAAGAAAGCCAGGTTTATATAGCAGAGAAAATAAAAGAGTTCTATGCCTGA
- a CDS encoding N-acetyltransferase translates to MRKTSDKKIYTNVVIGAGTLIDEPCIIGKPPRGCKSGAKKLRIGSKGHIRPFSTIYAGSAIGDNFETGQGISIREDNIIGNNVSVGTNSVLEFGNKIGDFSRIHTGCFLEMTTIGENVFVGPNVVFTDDPHPMGCPRYKECKGGALVEDFARIGANSTILPGVRIGKNALIGAGSVVVTDIPANCVAVGNPARVIKKIDELECKAGFYEKPYKWHPYEKK, encoded by the coding sequence ATGAGAAAAACATCCGACAAAAAAATTTATACCAATGTTGTAATCGGCGCCGGGACACTAATTGACGAGCCGTGCATTATCGGCAAACCGCCGAGGGGGTGCAAATCCGGCGCAAAAAAACTCCGTATTGGCTCCAAGGGACATATAAGACCTTTTTCTACAATCTATGCTGGCAGCGCTATAGGTGACAACTTTGAAACAGGGCAGGGAATTTCCATAAGAGAGGATAATATTATAGGCAATAATGTCAGCGTGGGGACGAACTCTGTTCTTGAGTTCGGCAATAAGATAGGCGACTTCAGCAGAATCCATACCGGATGTTTTCTTGAAATGACGACTATCGGCGAGAATGTTTTTGTAGGACCGAATGTGGTTTTTACCGATGACCCGCATCCTATGGGCTGTCCCAGATATAAGGAGTGCAAAGGCGGGGCATTGGTTGAAGATTTCGCCAGGATTGGAGCAAATTCAACAATATTGCCTGGCGTGAGAATCGGTAAAAATGCACTTATAGGGGCAGGCTCTGTAGTTGTAACGGATATTCCTGCTAACTGTGTGGCAGTCGGGAATCCTGCAAGAGTTATAAAAAAGATTGACGAACTTGAATGTAAGGCTGGTTTTTATGAAAAACCGTATAAATGGCATCCCTACGAAAAAAAATAA
- a CDS encoding Gfo/Idh/MocA family oxidoreductase, whose translation MINVAVIGYGYWGPNLVRNFVDNHSTDVSYVCDIDKSRLKMIKQKKSQIKSVVDYRDIIKDDNVQVVAIATPVSTHYKIAYDVLNAGKHVFIEKPMTLNSSEGKKLIELAEKKNLIIFVDHTFIYTGAVKVIKDLLTSNEMGDIYYFDSVRVNLGMFQHDINVIWDLAPHDFSIMDYLIAEKPAFISSTGASRISGKVEDIAYISLRFQSGLIAHLHVNWMSPVKIRKIIIGCSKNMIVFDDLNVDEKVKVYDKGVKLMNVSREKLYRNLVQYRIGNMYSPRIESTEALKAEITHLADCVINGKRPVTDGEAGLRVVKLLEAAQNSLRKGGIFVKI comes from the coding sequence ATGATTAATGTGGCGGTTATAGGCTACGGTTACTGGGGCCCCAATCTCGTGAGAAATTTCGTTGATAATCATTCAACAGATGTCTCTTATGTCTGCGATATTGATAAATCCCGGTTGAAGATGATTAAACAAAAAAAATCTCAAATTAAATCAGTTGTAGATTATCGCGATATCATCAAAGACGATAATGTACAGGTTGTAGCAATAGCAACCCCTGTATCTACCCATTACAAAATAGCTTATGACGTGCTGAATGCAGGAAAACATGTATTTATAGAGAAACCAATGACATTAAATTCCTCAGAAGGGAAAAAACTCATAGAACTTGCCGAAAAAAAGAATCTGATAATTTTTGTGGATCATACCTTTATCTATACAGGCGCGGTCAAAGTTATCAAAGACCTGCTGACCTCCAATGAAATGGGCGACATTTATTATTTTGATTCTGTGAGGGTTAATCTCGGCATGTTTCAGCATGATATTAATGTAATATGGGATCTTGCCCCCCACGATTTTTCTATAATGGATTATCTTATAGCCGAAAAGCCCGCGTTTATATCTTCAACAGGAGCGAGCCGCATATCCGGGAAAGTTGAGGATATTGCGTATATTTCGCTGCGATTTCAAAGCGGTCTTATCGCTCACTTGCATGTAAACTGGATGTCTCCCGTAAAGATACGTAAAATTATTATAGGATGCAGTAAGAACATGATAGTTTTTGATGATCTCAATGTAGATGAGAAGGTTAAAGTATATGACAAGGGCGTTAAATTAATGAATGTATCAAGGGAGAAGTTATACAGAAACCTTGTGCAGTACAGGATAGGCAATATGTATTCACCGAGAATTGAAAGCACCGAGGCGCTGAAGGCTGAAATAACACATCTTGCGGATTGTGTAATAAATGGCAAGAGACCTGTTACTGACGGGGAAGCGGGTCTCAGGGTCGTGAAATTACTTGAAGCCGCACAAAACTCATTAAGGAAAGGCGGCATTTTTGTAAAAATTTAA
- a CDS encoding YdcF family protein, whose amino-acid sequence MKKGIRQIYWISLTVIIFLGLAAGAFFYAGYWLQNEDKPGKADAIIILSGELTRAFYAADLYRQGYAPQIYISKPAREHAVQMLDDIGIVLPQEEEICRKVLLKKGVRDKDIHIFSRPSLSTIEEAENLNKMFKGRQCRFLIITSPYHVRRAKMIFKKTLKNCEFKMLRTPYEPFSKKWWTNQDSARNVILETAKILFFQFGGRFRFSQ is encoded by the coding sequence ATGAAAAAAGGCATCCGGCAAATATACTGGATTTCTCTGACCGTTATTATTTTTCTTGGTCTTGCCGCAGGGGCTTTTTTTTATGCGGGGTACTGGCTTCAGAATGAAGATAAGCCCGGGAAGGCTGATGCTATTATTATTCTTTCAGGCGAACTGACGAGGGCATTTTATGCAGCGGACCTTTACAGGCAGGGCTACGCCCCGCAAATTTATATCAGCAAACCGGCCCGTGAGCATGCTGTTCAAATGCTTGATGATATAGGCATTGTTCTGCCGCAGGAAGAGGAAATCTGCCGGAAGGTTCTTTTAAAAAAAGGGGTGCGAGATAAAGATATTCATATATTCAGCCGGCCGTCTCTAAGCACGATTGAGGAGGCTGAAAACTTAAATAAGATGTTCAAAGGACGGCAATGCCGGTTTCTGATTATTACATCGCCTTACCATGTCAGGAGGGCAAAGATGATTTTTAAGAAAACGCTTAAAAACTGTGAATTTAAAATGCTGAGGACCCCTTACGAACCGTTTTCAAAAAAATGGTGGACCAATCAGGATTCAGCACGGAATGTAATCCTTGAAACAGCGAAAATTTTATTTTTTCAGTTTGGAGGCCGTTTCCGTTTTTCACAATAA
- a CDS encoding glycosyltransferase family 2 protein, whose product MGSKSFNSNITAPVSIVIPVLNEAMTLPNLFKGLENQNLLPEELVFVDAGSADGSSELIAEWWELNRWEKGECRVILRQGAFPGAARNAGIETARSEWIAFLDAGVVPAPDWLNALFNYARLHKIKGVFGVCRFMGESAIERAFCALSYGYKAIHSVLPASLFHRDIFRQVGLFKPDLRSAEDIYWIKEYLKIYSPKEICAEAEVTYRNFPDSASAGIKKWYVYGLNTAKAGVFKKQQLFYFLIFGILTVSFAHKFLLGASMLTVYAITRGVIIPIKKSGTWHWWKGNFSAFMVAAFLGVLLDTAKTVGLLAGHTNRLIKLVYS is encoded by the coding sequence ATGGGGTCAAAAAGCTTTAACAGCAATATAACCGCACCGGTTTCAATTGTTATCCCTGTCTTGAACGAGGCAATGACACTGCCTAATCTTTTTAAAGGATTGGAGAATCAAAACCTCCTCCCGGAAGAACTCGTTTTTGTTGATGCGGGGTCTGCTGATGGAAGTTCAGAATTAATTGCTGAATGGTGGGAATTAAACAGATGGGAGAAAGGAGAATGCCGGGTAATTTTACGGCAGGGGGCTTTCCCCGGCGCAGCCCGCAATGCAGGGATTGAAACCGCACGGAGTGAATGGATTGCCTTTCTTGATGCAGGAGTGGTCCCGGCCCCTGATTGGCTGAATGCTCTTTTTAATTATGCGCGCCTGCATAAAATAAAAGGTGTTTTTGGAGTATGCCGGTTTATGGGCGAAAGTGCAATAGAACGCGCCTTTTGCGCGCTTTCATACGGATATAAGGCAATTCATTCTGTTCTCCCGGCATCGTTATTTCACCGTGATATTTTCAGGCAGGTTGGGCTGTTCAAGCCGGATCTCAGGTCTGCGGAAGATATTTACTGGATAAAGGAATATCTGAAAATTTATTCCCCAAAGGAGATATGTGCGGAGGCTGAGGTTACTTATCGTAATTTCCCTGACTCCGCAAGCGCCGGCATTAAAAAATGGTATGTATACGGACTGAATACGGCAAAAGCTGGGGTTTTTAAGAAACAGCAGCTTTTTTATTTTTTAATTTTCGGAATTCTTACTGTTTCTTTTGCACATAAATTTTTATTGGGAGCATCCATGCTGACTGTTTATGCCATAACCCGCGGAGTTATTATCCCTATCAAAAAAAGCGGAACATGGCATTGGTGGAAAGGGAATTTCAGCGCATTTATGGTTGCTGCTTTTCTTGGTGTTTTGCTGGATACGGCAAAGACAGTCGGATTGCTGGCCGGCCATACAAATAGGCTGATAAAATTGGTTTATTCATAA
- a CDS encoding polysaccharide deacetylase family protein has protein sequence MKWKRVIAEGISEGLFFIKGHQNYQKGLRILLYHSIDAKLPHDSYGISVKKEVFTRQMAALRGMEDICIVSLNNRHVSDTALQIAITFDDGYKDNLYTAAPILLKYRIPFTVFVSTAFIQKKVPFYLTPQELKELSSVDGVTIGSHGVNHIPLAECGDSALWKELRESKNYLEDITGKPITAVSYPYGSVNRRVRDTAAKAGYIIGGCSMFGINKASRDALLLYRTEMIASDSEKVFLQKLYGAWDWYKWGQKALTAI, from the coding sequence ATGAAATGGAAACGTGTTATAGCGGAAGGAATATCAGAAGGGCTTTTTTTTATTAAGGGGCATCAGAATTATCAAAAGGGGCTTCGTATCCTGCTTTATCATTCCATTGATGCGAAACTTCCGCATGACTCATACGGCATCAGCGTTAAAAAAGAAGTGTTTACGCGGCAGATGGCAGCTTTAAGAGGAATGGAAGATATATGCATCGTCAGCTTAAATAACAGACATGTATCTGATACGGCGCTTCAGATAGCAATAACTTTTGATGACGGATACAAGGACAATCTTTATACCGCAGCGCCTATTCTTTTGAAATACCGCATACCGTTTACGGTCTTTGTTTCAACCGCATTTATTCAAAAGAAAGTTCCTTTTTATCTGACGCCGCAGGAACTGAAGGAGCTTTCCTCTGTTGACGGCGTTACCATCGGCTCACATGGCGTAAACCATATCCCTCTCGCGGAATGCGGCGACTCTGCCTTATGGAAGGAGCTGCGGGAGAGCAAAAATTATCTTGAAGATATTACAGGCAAGCCGATTACTGCAGTTTCCTATCCGTATGGTTCTGTAAACCGGCGCGTCAGGGATACGGCGGCAAAGGCGGGGTATATAATCGGCGGCTGCAGTATGTTTGGAATAAACAAGGCGTCACGTGATGCGCTTTTGTTATACAGGACGGAGATGATTGCATCGGACTCTGAGAAGGTCTTTCTTCAAAAACTTTACGGCGCATGGGATTGGTATAAATGGGGTCAAAAAGCTTTAACAGCAATATAA
- a CDS encoding GNAT family N-acetyltransferase — translation MKYRWIENIGEYNDIAVMWDEALISSGNYNPFLLSDFIITWWRHFHNNLRLRIFVVYDDGKICGGLPLYIKNGEFRNGFAGVLHYIGGTAANYTEPFCIADSTKILTLLKDALSKRDDWDVLRLTDVRADNKLVEECRNCLPDNKFRFYMVQDHMNWAVDLSAGAENYFSTLSNKFKRDLRRRRKHAFKHYGELKLKEITGREEVERYFDIYTEFSLRAFNERNQGSIFENKKYSVFLRDLLVLMDQKQRLYAHVLFAGDKIMAVSFGYRFGKGFNWVLTSFNYEYKYVRPGYLLIEELVKEICSKGETYYNWYGHGQFYKAQWCNKQSPLFQFFLARQTLKGFYYITLQRIKIGAKSNNMLRNIVKKSRKIIYKTGL, via the coding sequence ATGAAATATCGCTGGATAGAAAATATCGGGGAATATAATGATATTGCCGTGATGTGGGATGAGGCGCTTATCTCTTCCGGCAATTACAATCCTTTTTTACTGTCGGATTTTATTATCACATGGTGGAGGCATTTTCACAACAATCTAAGACTAAGGATTTTTGTTGTTTATGATGACGGGAAGATTTGCGGCGGCTTGCCGCTTTACATAAAAAACGGAGAATTCCGGAACGGTTTTGCCGGAGTTCTGCATTACATAGGCGGGACCGCGGCAAATTATACGGAGCCTTTCTGTATAGCAGACAGCACAAAAATACTGACACTGCTCAAGGACGCATTATCAAAAAGAGATGATTGGGATGTCCTCCGGCTTACTGATGTCAGGGCTGATAATAAATTAGTTGAAGAGTGCCGTAATTGCCTGCCTGATAATAAGTTCAGGTTCTACATGGTACAGGATCATATGAATTGGGCAGTTGACCTTTCCGCCGGGGCAGAAAATTATTTTTCAACCTTATCCAATAAATTTAAAAGAGATCTGAGAAGGAGGCGGAAGCATGCGTTTAAGCATTATGGCGAATTAAAATTAAAAGAGATAACAGGCAGGGAAGAAGTGGAGCGGTATTTTGACATTTACACTGAATTTTCACTCCGGGCGTTTAACGAGAGAAATCAAGGCAGTATTTTTGAGAATAAAAAATATTCAGTTTTTTTAAGAGACTTATTGGTCCTTATGGACCAAAAACAAAGATTATACGCACATGTTCTGTTTGCAGGCGATAAGATAATGGCAGTCAGCTTTGGTTACCGGTTTGGCAAGGGTTTTAATTGGGTGTTGACAAGCTTTAATTATGAATATAAATATGTCAGACCCGGATACCTTCTGATTGAAGAGCTGGTAAAAGAGATATGCAGCAAAGGTGAAACTTATTATAATTGGTATGGTCATGGGCAATTTTATAAAGCTCAATGGTGCAATAAACAGTCTCCTTTATTTCAGTTTTTCCTTGCCAGGCAGACACTGAAGGGATTTTATTATATAACCTTACAGCGTATAAAGATTGGTGCTAAATCCAATAATATGTTAAGAAATATTGTAAAAAAATCAAGAAAAATAATTTATAAGACAGGCTTATAA